In the genome of Myxococcus guangdongensis, one region contains:
- a CDS encoding THUMP domain-containing class I SAM-dependent RNA methyltransferase produces the protein MSRCGLLGSTDNAPPVTNTRASEHVYVSTLPGLEPALESECAALGWKPRRAEGGVELEGPTGLHQEANLRLRTASRVLLRLGVFRANDEDVLVRGLRGLELSRIWDRRAPPRMSVTLKRSGVPGADVVMDAAAEAWNVASVGRAGPLDEEGGPGLTLLVRVEGEVFTVSADTSGEPLHRRGYRQEISRAPLRETLAAGILTLAGYDGTEPLVDPMCGSGTFLVEGAWMSIKRAPGLMHGFAFESFPGFDATEWAERKARAESEALAAPRGALQGFDINAGALGTARRNARRAGVTLSLERKDVKTLTAPAGGPGLVVANPPYGKRLGEGEDLPGLYRAMGETLRKGFTGWRAALLVPEDTGLVKALNLPEARSLPVRNGGLRCKLLLTDALAPKR, from the coding sequence ATGAGTCGTTGCGGTCTGCTCGGGAGCACGGACAATGCGCCTCCCGTGACGAACACCCGCGCCTCCGAGCATGTCTACGTCTCCACCCTCCCTGGACTGGAGCCCGCGCTGGAGTCGGAGTGCGCCGCGCTCGGGTGGAAGCCTCGACGCGCCGAGGGCGGCGTGGAGCTGGAGGGGCCCACCGGGCTGCATCAGGAAGCGAACCTGCGCCTGCGCACCGCGAGCCGCGTGCTGCTGCGGCTCGGCGTCTTCCGCGCGAATGACGAGGACGTGCTGGTCCGGGGCCTGCGTGGACTGGAGCTGTCGCGCATCTGGGACCGTCGCGCGCCGCCGCGCATGTCGGTGACGCTGAAGCGCTCGGGAGTCCCGGGGGCGGACGTGGTGATGGACGCGGCGGCCGAGGCGTGGAACGTGGCCTCGGTGGGGCGCGCGGGGCCGCTCGACGAGGAAGGCGGACCCGGGCTCACGTTGCTCGTGCGCGTGGAGGGGGAGGTCTTCACGGTGAGCGCCGACACCAGCGGCGAGCCATTGCATCGCCGGGGTTACCGACAGGAGATCAGCCGCGCGCCTCTGCGGGAAACGCTCGCCGCGGGCATCCTGACGCTCGCAGGCTACGATGGCACGGAGCCACTGGTGGACCCGATGTGTGGCTCGGGCACCTTCCTGGTGGAGGGCGCGTGGATGTCCATCAAGCGCGCGCCAGGATTGATGCATGGCTTCGCCTTCGAATCGTTTCCTGGCTTCGACGCGACGGAGTGGGCGGAGCGCAAGGCTCGGGCGGAGTCCGAGGCACTGGCGGCGCCGCGCGGAGCACTGCAGGGCTTCGACATCAACGCGGGCGCACTGGGGACGGCTCGCAGGAACGCGCGGCGCGCGGGCGTGACACTCTCCCTGGAGCGCAAGGACGTAAAGACGCTGACGGCGCCCGCGGGAGGCCCCGGCCTGGTGGTGGCGAACCCGCCCTATGGGAAGCGATTGGGCGAGGGCGAGGACCTGCCCGGGCTCTATCGCGCGATGGGCGAGACGCTGCGAAAAGGCTTCACCGGCTGGCGCGCGGCGCTACTGGTGCCCGAGGACACGGGGCTCGTGAAGGCGCTGAACCTGCCGGAGGCTCGAAGCCTGCCCGTGCGCAATGGCGGACTGCGCTGCAAGCTGCTCCTCACGGATGCACTCGCGCCCAAGCGCTGA
- a CDS encoding APC family permease, producing the protein MRRAVSRWELVGFSINDVIGSGVYLLPAAAAANLGSASTGAVVLAGLAVLLLVLCFAEAASYFDKPGSAYLYTREAFGELVGFQVGWMTWLARVASVASLSVGFSRALGYLWPGANAGVGQSLAIAIPLLGLTAINVVGVKSGARTAVFLAITKTVPLLIFIGVGIFFVSAPLATSVEPKSTGSLGAAVLLLLFAYAGFENTAAPAGEFKNPRRDVPFALIVQIGVVTLIYTAVQWVALGTLPGVVDAKTPLADAAARFLGGWGGLMMTVGGALSILGTNSNTVLAGPRYLYALARDGFGPAVLATLHPRFRTPTAAILVQTGIALPLAFSGSFEVLATLSVVARLATYFGTAVAVPVLRRKLQQPAHAFRIPGGPVIPIAAASLCVVFALSAEKKNLIAGAIALAVGFVLYRFQRRPEGKVALE; encoded by the coding sequence ATGCGGCGCGCCGTCTCCCGCTGGGAGTTGGTGGGCTTCTCCATCAATGACGTCATCGGCAGCGGCGTGTACCTGCTGCCCGCGGCGGCCGCGGCGAACCTGGGCTCCGCGAGCACCGGCGCCGTGGTGCTCGCCGGACTGGCCGTGCTGCTGCTCGTGCTCTGCTTCGCGGAGGCCGCCAGCTACTTCGACAAGCCCGGCAGCGCGTACCTCTACACACGCGAGGCCTTCGGCGAGCTGGTGGGCTTCCAGGTCGGATGGATGACGTGGCTGGCCCGCGTCGCCTCGGTGGCCTCGCTGTCCGTCGGCTTCTCGCGGGCGCTCGGCTACCTGTGGCCCGGCGCCAACGCGGGCGTCGGACAGAGCCTGGCCATCGCGATTCCGCTGCTCGGGCTCACCGCCATCAACGTCGTCGGGGTGAAGAGCGGCGCTCGCACGGCGGTCTTCCTGGCCATCACCAAGACGGTGCCGCTGCTGATCTTCATCGGCGTGGGCATCTTCTTCGTGTCCGCGCCGCTGGCGACCTCCGTGGAGCCCAAGAGCACCGGCAGCCTGGGCGCCGCCGTGTTGTTGCTCCTGTTCGCGTACGCGGGCTTCGAGAACACGGCCGCTCCCGCGGGGGAGTTCAAGAACCCGCGCCGCGACGTGCCCTTCGCGCTCATCGTGCAGATTGGCGTCGTCACGCTCATCTACACCGCGGTGCAGTGGGTGGCGCTGGGGACGTTGCCCGGGGTGGTGGACGCGAAGACGCCGCTGGCCGATGCCGCCGCGAGATTCCTCGGAGGCTGGGGCGGGTTGATGATGACGGTGGGCGGCGCGCTGTCGATTCTGGGCACCAACAGCAACACGGTGCTCGCGGGGCCTCGGTATCTGTATGCGCTCGCGAGGGATGGCTTCGGGCCCGCGGTGCTCGCCACGCTGCATCCTCGCTTCCGTACGCCCACGGCGGCCATCCTGGTGCAGACGGGCATCGCGTTGCCGTTGGCGTTCTCAGGCTCGTTCGAGGTGCTCGCCACGTTGTCCGTGGTGGCACGGCTGGCCACGTACTTCGGCACGGCGGTGGCCGTCCCCGTGCTGCGCCGCAAGCTCCAGCAGCCGGCCCATGCGTTCCGCATCCCCGGTGGGCCGGTGATTCCCATCGCGGCGGCGTCGCTGTGTGTCGTGTTCGCGCTGAGCGCGGAGAAGAAGAACCTCATCGCGGGAGCCATCGCGCTCGCGGTCGGCTTCGTGCTGTATCGCTTCCAGCGACGGCCCGAGGGGAAGGTCGCGCTCGAGTAG
- a CDS encoding RluA family pseudouridine synthase: MDDARITLLDAGWEPPVEGGSLPSPFDELGPSLLARQAAEVLQRELHQGQVAPGIPTSMLEGHEGGKMFGVLVVRLPEGHLGLLRAFSGMLAGRWDVEGYVPPLFDREARANMEPEGEATVKALFARAEAMRASPELLSLRAAHAEQSARHASELAALRERHEVRRKQRHARRAELTGAAEPRASSTPSSLDEAHVRTRVALRDSLHALDQESRGDKAERRRLEAAHESERSSLEPKRMRLERRLRALDRLRHMVSRAVMRRIHDTYVITNMRGERRLLRNLYERAQPPSGAADCAAPKLLAYAQAHGLHPVALAEFWWGAPPPSGGRVTGAYYAACRDKCGPLLPFMLEGLHVAPPRTFTPPPTTPGSLSILFEDRWLVVIAKPHGLLSVPGREATLNDSVLTRLQARYPDATGPLLVHRLDLDTSGLLVAALDARTHSALQHQFVHREVHKRYIAWVDGIVSGEQGRIDFPMRVDLDDRPRQIHDPIHGKPAVTEWRVLERLGDRTRVAFFPLTGRTHQLRVHAAHPLGLGAPIVGDRLYGRDAERLLLHAESLTLLHPGTGERVTFDCPAPF; this comes from the coding sequence GTGGACGACGCGCGCATCACCCTGCTCGACGCTGGATGGGAGCCTCCTGTCGAGGGAGGCAGCCTGCCGAGCCCGTTCGATGAACTGGGCCCCTCGTTGTTGGCGAGGCAGGCGGCGGAGGTGTTGCAGCGCGAGCTCCACCAGGGGCAGGTGGCTCCGGGCATTCCCACGTCGATGTTGGAGGGGCACGAGGGCGGGAAGATGTTCGGGGTGCTCGTGGTGCGGCTGCCCGAGGGACACCTGGGGTTGCTCCGGGCCTTCTCGGGGATGCTCGCCGGACGGTGGGACGTGGAGGGGTATGTGCCTCCGCTGTTCGACCGTGAGGCGAGAGCGAACATGGAGCCCGAGGGCGAGGCCACCGTGAAGGCGCTCTTCGCCCGCGCGGAGGCCATGCGGGCCTCGCCCGAGCTGCTGTCACTTCGGGCAGCGCATGCGGAGCAGTCCGCGAGGCATGCCTCGGAGCTTGCGGCGCTGCGTGAGCGACACGAGGTCCGACGAAAGCAGCGGCATGCACGCAGGGCGGAGCTGACCGGGGCTGCGGAGCCGCGCGCCTCGTCAACGCCTTCATCCCTGGATGAGGCGCACGTTCGGACGCGGGTGGCGCTGCGCGACAGCCTTCACGCGCTCGACCAGGAGAGCCGTGGCGACAAAGCCGAGCGACGGCGCCTGGAGGCCGCCCACGAATCCGAGCGAAGCAGCCTCGAACCGAAGCGGATGCGTCTCGAGCGTCGGCTGAGAGCCCTGGACCGACTGCGCCACATGGTGAGCCGTGCGGTCATGCGGCGCATCCACGACACCTACGTCATCACCAACATGCGAGGAGAGCGCCGTCTCCTGCGCAATCTCTACGAGCGGGCGCAGCCGCCCTCGGGCGCAGCCGACTGTGCCGCGCCCAAGCTGCTCGCGTATGCGCAGGCGCACGGCCTGCACCCCGTCGCGCTCGCGGAGTTCTGGTGGGGCGCGCCGCCTCCCTCCGGGGGCCGTGTCACGGGCGCGTACTACGCGGCCTGTCGCGACAAGTGCGGCCCCCTGCTCCCGTTCATGCTGGAAGGTCTCCACGTCGCGCCGCCACGGACCTTCACGCCTCCGCCCACCACTCCGGGCTCGCTGAGCATCCTGTTCGAGGACCGCTGGCTCGTGGTCATCGCCAAGCCCCACGGGCTGCTCTCCGTCCCCGGACGCGAGGCCACGCTGAACGACTCCGTCCTCACGCGACTCCAGGCCCGTTACCCCGACGCCACCGGTCCCCTCCTGGTGCACCGGCTGGACCTGGACACCTCTGGGCTGCTCGTCGCCGCGCTCGATGCGCGCACGCACTCCGCACTGCAACACCAGTTCGTCCACCGCGAGGTGCACAAGCGCTACATCGCCTGGGTCGACGGCATCGTCTCGGGTGAACAGGGCCGCATCGACTTCCCGATGCGCGTGGACCTCGACGACAGGCCCCGACAGATTCACGACCCCATCCACGGCAAGCCCGCCGTGACGGAGTGGCGAGTCCTGGAGCGTCTCGGCGACCGGACACGCGTGGCCTTCTTCCCGCTCACGGGGAGGACGCACCAACTCCGCGTCCACGCAGCCCATCCCCTGGGGCTCGGCGCGCCCATCGTCGGTGACCGGCTCTACGGCCGCGACGCGGAGCGGCTCTTGCTCCACGCGGAGTCACTCACCCTCCTGCATCCTGGAACCGGTGAGCGCGTCACCTTCGACTGCCCCGCGCCCTTCTGA
- a CDS encoding class I SAM-dependent methyltransferase — protein sequence MSVVDGDVEDGNRGASAGDHPRGARSGVRLRRNVKASQVRRELLPDQSQALLRELHLLTREGHLNADALRKLKQVNHLMELMRPAVEDVKARHPESAVFVDAGSGNAYLGFVLYELFLKDAAGGTLLSVEGRPELTERAKGRAERLGFSRMSFQTAHIDQAAYPERIHLLMALHACDTATDDALIAAIRHGADHVAVVPCCQAEVAAQLKEQRAAGKGSMGLLFAHPWHRREFGSHLTNVVRALTLEAFGYQVTVTELTGWEHSLKNELILGRRVHRDNRRARVQLERLLAETGVNPKLTRELGVKPAASGATELPAEPVEEAPVEEAPVPSEG from the coding sequence CGACGTTGAAGATGGGAATCGAGGGGCGTCTGCGGGAGATCATCCCCGAGGTGCTCGAAGTGGTGTCCGTCTGAGGCGCAACGTCAAGGCATCGCAGGTCCGGCGGGAGCTCCTGCCGGACCAGTCGCAGGCGCTGTTGCGCGAGCTGCACCTGCTCACGCGCGAGGGGCATCTGAACGCGGATGCGCTGCGCAAGCTCAAGCAGGTCAACCACCTGATGGAGCTGATGCGGCCGGCGGTGGAGGACGTGAAGGCGCGCCATCCGGAGTCCGCGGTGTTCGTGGATGCGGGCAGCGGCAATGCGTACCTGGGGTTCGTGCTCTACGAGCTGTTCCTGAAGGACGCGGCCGGGGGCACGTTGTTGTCGGTGGAGGGGCGGCCGGAGCTGACCGAGCGCGCGAAGGGGCGCGCGGAGCGGCTGGGCTTCTCGCGGATGAGCTTCCAGACGGCGCACATCGACCAGGCGGCGTATCCGGAGCGCATCCACCTGCTGATGGCGCTGCACGCGTGTGACACGGCCACGGACGACGCGCTCATCGCGGCGATTCGTCATGGGGCGGACCACGTGGCGGTGGTGCCGTGCTGTCAGGCCGAGGTGGCGGCGCAGCTCAAGGAGCAGCGGGCGGCGGGGAAGGGGAGCATGGGGCTCCTGTTTGCGCACCCGTGGCACCGGCGCGAGTTCGGCTCGCATCTGACGAACGTGGTCCGCGCGCTGACGCTGGAGGCGTTCGGGTACCAGGTGACGGTGACGGAGCTGACGGGGTGGGAGCACTCGTTGAAGAACGAGCTCATCCTGGGGCGCCGCGTGCACCGGGACAATCGGCGGGCGCGGGTGCAGTTGGAGCGACTGCTGGCGGAGACGGGTGTGAATCCGAAGCTGACGCGGGAGCTGGGCGTGAAGCCCGCGGCGTCGGGTGCGACGGAGCTGCCCGCCGAGCCGGTGGAGGAGGCTCCCGTCGAGGAGGCTCCAGTTCCGTCCGAGGGCTGA